In one window of Paucibacter aquatile DNA:
- a CDS encoding RelA/SpoT family protein, whose translation MGFRSFAVSRLPAALSGLSGLRPAPEPTAAEAASFDALVQHLGYLPKGDIKRIREAYKFADEAHLGQFRASGEPYITHPIAVAGICAEWRLDAQAIMAALMHDAMEDCGVTKTELIERFEAPTAELVDGLTKLDKLQFSTKEESQAESFRKMLLAMARDVRVILIKLADRLHNMRTMEAMAAPKRRRIARETLDIYAPIAHRLGLNEIYRELQDLSFQHIHPWRHAALSKAITKARGNRRDLVSRIERDVVKAFADGAHPVQIHGREKAIYSIYKKMREKHLSFAQVSDIFGFRVVVDELPQCYLSLGVLHQLYKPQPGRFKDYIAIPKPNGYQSLHTTLVSPLGTPVEFQIRTEAMHMVAEKGVAAHWLYKKGGNPSGTSAESAQQLGSRWLQSLIDIQDETRDANEFLEHVKIDLFPDAVYVFTPKSRIMALPKGATPVDFAYAIHSDVGDHCVAAQINGEPVPLRAELRSGDVVEIVTAAGARPNPAWLSFVRTGRARSKIRHFLKNLEQEESRDLGEKMLAQALRAEGLSLPSLNDEDDDAAQLWQQLARWAGNRHADELLVEIGLGRKIATIVAKKLARMLAEQGQRPDAVMLSIGRFTADDGPSQGQVTLDGSEGASVRLAACCRPIPGDEIKGYLGRGEGLLVHTAECQVGRKLFQRDAEHWIAVNWAEELTRPFEAAVSLLLKNGKGVLAQVASAVSAAEADITHIMMSDEMQQRETAEMNLILSVRDRLHLADVLRTLKRSPAVLRVWRVKP comes from the coding sequence ATGGGTTTTCGATCATTTGCCGTCTCCCGCCTGCCTGCTGCCCTGAGCGGTCTGTCGGGCCTGCGCCCCGCCCCCGAGCCAACGGCTGCCGAGGCGGCGTCGTTTGACGCCCTGGTTCAGCACCTGGGCTATCTGCCCAAGGGCGACATCAAGCGCATCCGCGAAGCCTACAAATTCGCCGATGAGGCGCATCTGGGCCAGTTCCGGGCCAGCGGCGAGCCCTACATCACCCATCCGATTGCGGTGGCCGGCATCTGTGCCGAGTGGCGCCTCGACGCCCAGGCCATCATGGCCGCCCTGATGCACGACGCCATGGAAGACTGCGGCGTCACTAAGACCGAGCTGATCGAGCGCTTTGAGGCCCCCACCGCCGAGCTGGTGGACGGCCTGACCAAGTTGGACAAGCTGCAGTTCTCGACCAAGGAAGAATCCCAGGCCGAATCCTTCCGCAAGATGCTCCTGGCCATGGCGCGCGATGTGCGCGTCATCCTGATCAAGCTGGCCGACCGTCTGCACAATATGCGCACCATGGAGGCCATGGCCGCGCCCAAGCGCCGCCGCATCGCGCGCGAAACCCTGGACATCTACGCGCCCATCGCCCACCGCCTGGGCCTGAACGAGATCTACCGCGAGCTGCAGGACCTGTCCTTCCAGCACATCCATCCCTGGCGGCATGCCGCCCTGTCCAAGGCCATCACAAAGGCCCGCGGCAACCGCCGCGATCTGGTGTCGCGCATCGAGCGCGATGTCGTCAAGGCCTTTGCCGATGGCGCCCACCCGGTGCAGATCCACGGCCGCGAGAAAGCCATCTACTCCATCTACAAGAAGATGCGCGAAAAGCACCTGAGCTTTGCCCAGGTCAGCGACATCTTCGGCTTCCGTGTCGTGGTGGACGAGCTGCCGCAGTGCTATTTGTCCCTGGGCGTGCTGCACCAGCTCTACAAACCGCAGCCAGGCCGTTTCAAGGACTACATCGCCATCCCCAAGCCCAACGGCTACCAGAGCCTGCACACCACCTTGGTCAGCCCGCTGGGCACACCGGTGGAGTTCCAGATCCGCACCGAGGCCATGCACATGGTGGCGGAAAAAGGCGTGGCCGCGCACTGGCTCTACAAAAAAGGCGGCAACCCCAGTGGCACCAGCGCCGAGAGCGCGCAACAGCTGGGCTCGCGCTGGCTGCAGTCCCTGATCGACATCCAGGACGAGACCCGCGACGCCAACGAGTTCCTGGAACACGTCAAGATCGACCTGTTCCCCGATGCGGTCTACGTCTTCACCCCCAAGAGCCGCATCATGGCCCTGCCCAAGGGCGCCACACCGGTGGACTTTGCCTACGCCATCCACTCCGATGTGGGCGACCATTGCGTGGCCGCACAGATCAACGGCGAACCCGTGCCCCTGCGGGCCGAGCTGCGCAGCGGCGATGTGGTGGAGATTGTCACCGCCGCCGGCGCCCGCCCCAATCCGGCCTGGCTCAGCTTTGTTCGCACCGGCCGCGCGCGCTCCAAGATCCGCCACTTCCTGAAGAACCTGGAGCAGGAAGAAAGCCGCGATCTGGGCGAGAAGATGCTGGCCCAGGCCCTGCGTGCCGAAGGCCTGAGCCTGCCCAGCCTGAACGACGAAGACGACGATGCCGCTCAACTCTGGCAGCAACTGGCCCGTTGGGCCGGCAACCGCCATGCCGACGAGCTGCTCGTCGAGATCGGTCTGGGCCGAAAGATCGCCACCATCGTGGCCAAGAAGCTGGCCCGCATGCTGGCCGAGCAAGGCCAGCGGCCCGATGCCGTCATGCTCAGCATCGGCCGCTTCACGGCGGACGATGGCCCCTCGCAAGGCCAGGTCACGCTGGACGGCAGCGAAGGCGCCTCGGTGCGTCTGGCAGCCTGCTGCCGCCCCATCCCCGGCGATGAAATCAAGGGTTATCTGGGCCGCGGTGAAGGCCTGCTGGTGCACACGGCCGAATGCCAGGTCGGCCGCAAGCTGTTCCAGCGCGATGCCGAGCATTGGATCGCCGTCAACTGGGCCGAAGAGCTGACCCGTCCTTTCGAAGCCGCCGTGTCCCTGCTGCTGAAGAATGGCAAGGGCGTGCTGGCGCAAGTGGCCTCGGCCGTCAGCGCGGCGGAGGCCGACATCACCCACATCATGATGAGCGACGAGATGCAGCAGCGCGAAACCGCCGAGATGAACCTCATCCTCTCGGTTCGCGACCGCCTGCACCTGGCCGATGTGCTGCGCACCCTCAAGCGCTCGCCCGCCGTGCTGCGGGTCTGGCGCGTCAAGCCCTAG
- the rpoZ gene encoding DNA-directed RNA polymerase subunit omega, translating to MARITVEDCLTKIPNRFQLVLAATYRARMLSQGHTPKVDSKNKPGITALREIAAGEVGIEMLRKVPV from the coding sequence ATGGCCCGCATCACCGTCGAAGACTGCCTGACCAAGATCCCCAACCGCTTCCAGCTGGTGCTCGCCGCAACCTACCGCGCCCGCATGCTGAGCCAAGGCCACACCCCCAAGGTCGACAGCAAGAACAAGCCCGGCATCACCGCCCTGCGCGAAATCGCCGCCGGCGAAGTCGGCATCGAAATGCTGCGCAAGGTGCCGGTCTGA
- the gmk gene encoding guanylate kinase, which yields MEYPGNLFVVAAPSGAGKSSLVKALLELDAKLDVSISHTSRAPRGQEQHGREYWFTSEEEFRAMAARGDFFEWAEVHGNLYGTSRAAIEARMAHGDDVVLEIDFQGALQIKQLFPYAVLIFILPPSWDELQQRLNRRGDTAPEVIAKRMANARVEVAQAQNFDFVVVNAVFDTAVFDLKSIVHAQRLKYAAQRRNRSAVFKALDLP from the coding sequence ATGGAATACCCCGGCAACCTCTTCGTCGTCGCCGCCCCCAGCGGCGCCGGCAAATCCAGCCTGGTCAAGGCCTTGCTGGAGCTCGACGCCAAGCTCGACGTCTCCATCTCCCACACCTCGCGCGCCCCGCGCGGCCAGGAACAGCACGGCCGCGAATACTGGTTCACCAGCGAAGAAGAATTCCGTGCCATGGCGGCGCGTGGCGATTTCTTCGAATGGGCCGAGGTGCATGGCAACCTCTACGGCACCTCACGGGCCGCCATCGAGGCGCGCATGGCGCATGGCGACGACGTGGTGCTCGAGATTGATTTCCAGGGCGCGCTGCAGATCAAGCAGCTGTTTCCCTACGCCGTGCTGATCTTCATCCTGCCCCCGAGCTGGGACGAGCTGCAGCAGCGCCTGAACCGCCGCGGCGACACCGCGCCCGAGGTCATTGCCAAGCGCATGGCCAATGCCCGTGTCGAGGTGGCGCAGGCGCAGAACTTCGATTTCGTGGTCGTGAACGCGGTGTTTGACACGGCCGTTTTCGATCTGAAGTCCATCGTCCACGCGCAGCGGTTAAAATACGCAGCTCAGCGCCGAAATCGCTCTGCCGTTTTCAAAGCGCTCGATCTGCCCTGA
- a CDS encoding YicC/YloC family endoribonuclease, with translation MPVYSMTGYASVSSQPTAPSENTGSPNATSSAAASPSGASVTVELRSVNGRFLDLGFRMPEDLRGLEPALRELLTAKLKRGKVELRINTQRESEGNWPQPQSDQLNKLARLEGTVQNWLPKAQPLTVHEALIWCKGGGSAPEKLDEAALEAARQCVSGLLEAREREGEKLVAILMERIEHLRTLADAAEPMLPAIVQRQQQRFLERWQEALASTGAAQTIPEENLRERALNEAAAYAIRIDVAEELARLRAHLEEIARLLKKGGEIGKRLDFLIQELHREANTLGSKAAALELTNISVEMKVAVEQLREQVQNIE, from the coding sequence ATGCCAGTCTACAGCATGACGGGATATGCCAGCGTCAGCTCGCAACCCACCGCACCCAGTGAAAACACCGGGTCCCCCAATGCCACATCCTCGGCAGCTGCCAGCCCCAGCGGCGCCAGCGTGACGGTCGAGCTGCGTTCGGTCAACGGCCGATTTCTGGACCTGGGCTTTCGCATGCCCGAGGATTTGCGAGGCCTGGAACCCGCCCTGCGCGAGCTGCTGACGGCCAAGCTCAAGCGCGGCAAGGTCGAGCTGCGCATCAACACCCAGCGCGAGAGCGAGGGCAACTGGCCGCAGCCACAGTCCGACCAGCTCAACAAGCTGGCCCGCCTGGAGGGCACGGTGCAGAACTGGCTGCCCAAGGCCCAGCCCTTGACCGTCCACGAGGCCCTGATCTGGTGCAAGGGCGGCGGCTCCGCCCCCGAAAAATTGGACGAAGCCGCGCTCGAAGCCGCACGCCAATGCGTGAGCGGCCTGCTCGAAGCGCGTGAACGCGAAGGCGAAAAGCTGGTCGCCATCCTGATGGAGCGCATTGAGCATCTGCGCACGCTGGCCGATGCCGCCGAGCCCATGCTGCCGGCCATCGTGCAGCGCCAGCAGCAGCGCTTCCTCGAGCGCTGGCAAGAGGCCCTGGCCAGCACCGGCGCGGCCCAGACCATCCCCGAGGAAAACCTGCGCGAGCGCGCCCTCAACGAAGCGGCCGCCTACGCCATCCGCATCGATGTGGCCGAAGAACTGGCCCGCCTGCGCGCCCACCTGGAAGAAATCGCCCGCCTGCTCAAAAAGGGGGGCGAAATCGGCAAGCGCCTGGACTTCCTGATCCAGGAGCTGCACCGTGAGGCCAACACCCTAGGCTCCAAGGCGGCCGCCCTGGAGCTGACCAATATCTCGGTGGAGATGAAGGTCGCCGTCGAGCAACTGCGCGAGCAGGTGCAGAACATCGAATAA
- a CDS encoding serine/threonine protein kinase: MSKPKPAPLPAGTVVGGYQIIKRLAAGGFGVVYLAEDPERHLVALKEYLPSSLAERSPGELTPRVKPEKQPLYRLGLKSFFEEGRSLAQISHPSVVSVLNFLRENETVYMVMNYLQGDTLQDFIVTARDMKRDKVFRESTIRSLFDEILRGLRIVHQHKMLHLDIKPANIFITNENKAVLLDFGAAREVLSKEGNFIRPMYTPGFAAPEMYRRDGALGPWTDIYAIGACIYACMQGYPPNDAPQRLEKDRLALSLSRLRNVYSDNLIEVTEWCMSLDPLSRPQSVFSLQKELARETERRYTKLSFSERLKLQLENLKTGAKA; this comes from the coding sequence ATGTCAAAGCCGAAACCGGCGCCCTTGCCTGCGGGAACGGTGGTTGGGGGCTACCAGATCATCAAGAGGTTGGCAGCAGGCGGATTCGGCGTGGTGTACCTGGCCGAAGACCCGGAACGCCACCTCGTCGCCCTCAAGGAATATCTGCCCTCCAGCCTGGCTGAACGCTCGCCCGGCGAGTTGACGCCGCGCGTCAAACCTGAGAAGCAGCCGCTTTACCGCCTGGGTCTCAAGAGCTTCTTCGAAGAAGGCCGATCGCTCGCGCAGATCTCGCACCCAAGCGTGGTGTCGGTGCTGAACTTCCTGCGCGAGAACGAAACCGTTTACATGGTGATGAACTATCTGCAGGGCGACACCCTGCAGGACTTCATCGTCACCGCGCGCGATATGAAGCGCGACAAGGTCTTCCGAGAATCCACCATCCGCAGTCTCTTCGACGAGATCCTGCGCGGCCTGCGCATCGTGCATCAGCACAAGATGCTGCATCTGGACATCAAGCCGGCCAATATCTTCATCACCAACGAAAACAAGGCGGTGCTGCTGGACTTCGGCGCCGCGCGCGAGGTGCTGAGCAAGGAAGGCAATTTCATCCGCCCCATGTACACGCCCGGTTTTGCCGCGCCCGAGATGTACCGGCGAGATGGTGCTTTAGGTCCATGGACCGACATCTACGCCATCGGCGCTTGCATCTACGCCTGCATGCAGGGCTATCCACCCAATGACGCGCCGCAGCGCCTCGAGAAAGATCGCCTGGCACTCAGCCTCTCGCGCCTGCGCAATGTCTATTCCGACAACCTGATCGAAGTGACCGAGTGGTGCATGTCCCTGGATCCGCTCTCGCGTCCGCAAAGCGTGTTTTCGCTGCAAAAAGAGCTGGCGCGCGAAACCGAGCGCCGCTACACCAAGCTCAGCTTCAGCGAGCGTCTCAAGCTGCAACTGGAGAACCTGAAGACCGGAGCCAAAGCGTGA
- a CDS encoding PP2C family protein-serine/threonine phosphatase, producing MRFNTFQVSRRGRREKNEDRMGYCYTREAGLFALADGLGGHPEGEVAAQMALQTLAALFQRDAKPALEDPAAFLQDAVLIAHQQLIRYAAEKGMSDTPRTTIVACVLQGRRAFWAHCGDSRLYMVRAGKLIARTRDHSYLELQNALGRVPQDGETFNRNVLLTCLGSPGKPMIDTHGPMLLEVGDRLLLCSDGLWGTVPDDFITEQLSASPVADAVPDLVEQALRNGGPRCDNVTALAVEWEGEADADEGHTEAGISTRSLSDDGFATTIQAAAQDGRGGADELDEAEIERSVREINEAIRRANERQTGVLKKS from the coding sequence GTGAGGTTCAACACCTTCCAGGTGAGCCGCCGCGGCCGGCGGGAGAAGAACGAAGACCGCATGGGTTATTGCTACACCCGCGAGGCCGGTTTGTTTGCTCTGGCCGACGGTTTGGGTGGGCACCCCGAGGGCGAGGTGGCCGCACAGATGGCGCTGCAGACCCTGGCCGCCTTGTTCCAGCGCGATGCCAAGCCGGCGCTAGAAGACCCGGCTGCCTTTTTGCAGGATGCGGTGTTGATTGCGCACCAGCAATTGATCCGTTATGCCGCCGAGAAGGGCATGAGCGACACGCCGCGCACCACCATCGTGGCCTGCGTGCTGCAGGGGCGCCGGGCCTTCTGGGCCCATTGCGGTGATTCGCGCCTCTACATGGTGCGTGCCGGCAAGCTGATCGCCCGCACGCGCGACCATTCCTATCTGGAGCTGCAGAACGCGCTCGGCCGGGTGCCCCAGGACGGCGAGACCTTCAACCGCAATGTGCTCCTGACCTGCCTGGGCAGCCCTGGCAAGCCCATGATCGACACCCATGGCCCCATGCTGCTGGAGGTGGGAGACCGCCTGCTGCTGTGCTCGGACGGGCTCTGGGGCACGGTGCCCGACGACTTCATCACCGAGCAGCTCTCGGCCAGCCCGGTGGCCGATGCGGTGCCGGATCTGGTGGAGCAGGCCCTGCGCAACGGTGGGCCGCGCTGCGACAATGTCACTGCGTTGGCGGTGGAGTGGGAAGGCGAGGCCGATGCCGACGAGGGCCACACCGAGGCCGGCATTTCCACCCGCAGCCTGTCCGATGACGGCTTTGCCACCACCATCCAGGCTGCCGCCCAAGACGGGCGCGGCGGTGCGGACGAGCTGGACGAAGCCGAGATCGAGCGCTCCGTGCGCGAGATCAACGAAGCCATACGCCGCGCCAACGAGCGCCAGACCGGCGTACTCAAGAAATCCTGA
- the rph gene encoding ribonuclease PH, with product MTEASQTLRASGRAADALRPVRITRHYTRHAEGSVLIEFGGTKVLCTASVEEKVPPHKRGSGEGWVTAEYGMLPRATHTRSDREAAKGKQSGRTQEIQRLIGRSLRCVFDLKLLGERTIALDCDVIQADGGTRTAAITGAYVAAADAVSWLLAQGKISASPIRQAVAAISVGIVEGTPLLDLEYTEDSACDTDMNVVMTADGGFVELQGTAEGVAFSRVEMNALLDLAEKGIGELLAAQKAALSS from the coding sequence ATGACTGAAGCCAGCCAGACTCTGCGCGCCAGCGGCCGCGCAGCGGACGCACTCCGCCCGGTGCGGATCACCCGCCACTACACCCGCCATGCAGAGGGCTCGGTGCTGATCGAGTTCGGTGGCACCAAGGTGTTGTGCACCGCCTCGGTGGAAGAGAAAGTGCCGCCGCACAAGCGCGGCTCGGGCGAGGGCTGGGTGACGGCCGAGTACGGCATGCTGCCGCGCGCCACCCACACCCGCAGCGACCGTGAAGCGGCCAAGGGCAAGCAAAGCGGCCGCACGCAGGAGATCCAGCGCCTGATCGGCCGCTCGTTGCGCTGCGTCTTCGATCTCAAGCTGCTGGGCGAGCGCACCATCGCGCTGGACTGCGATGTGATCCAGGCCGATGGCGGCACTCGCACCGCGGCCATCACCGGCGCCTACGTGGCTGCGGCCGATGCGGTCAGCTGGCTGCTGGCTCAGGGCAAGATCAGCGCCAGCCCGATCCGCCAGGCGGTGGCGGCCATCTCGGTGGGCATCGTCGAGGGCACGCCCTTGCTGGACCTGGAATACACCGAAGACTCAGCCTGCGACACCGACATGAATGTGGTGATGACGGCCGACGGCGGCTTTGTCGAGCTGCAAGGCACGGCCGAGGGCGTGGCCTTCAGCCGCGTCGAGATGAATGCGCTGCTTGATCTGGCTGAGAAGGGCATTGGCGAGCTGCTGGCGGCGCAGAAAGCAGCCTTGTCGTCATGA
- the rdgB gene encoding RdgB/HAM1 family non-canonical purine NTP pyrophosphatase — translation MKIVLASNNAKKLLELQALFEPLGVELVTQGSLGIPEAEEPFGTFAENALAKARHAAEASGLPALADDSGLAVEALGGAPGVLSARYATLFGQPKSDADNNRVLLEQLAAFPAPEQRGARFVCALVAVRSAADPEPLIAMGRWQGQILAVAQGEAGFGYDPLMFIPSLGRSVAELSAAEKNVQSHRALAAVHLAAQLREVWHLG, via the coding sequence ATGAAGATTGTTCTGGCCTCCAACAACGCCAAAAAGCTGCTCGAGCTGCAGGCCCTGTTCGAGCCCTTGGGGGTGGAGCTGGTCACGCAGGGCTCGCTCGGCATCCCCGAAGCCGAGGAGCCTTTTGGTACGTTTGCCGAGAACGCCCTGGCCAAGGCCCGCCACGCGGCCGAGGCCAGTGGCCTGCCTGCCCTGGCCGATGATTCCGGCCTGGCCGTGGAGGCCCTCGGGGGCGCGCCTGGCGTGCTGTCGGCGCGTTATGCCACGCTCTTCGGTCAGCCCAAGTCGGATGCCGACAACAACCGCGTGCTGCTGGAGCAACTGGCCGCCTTCCCGGCGCCCGAGCAGCGCGGCGCGCGCTTTGTCTGCGCCCTGGTGGCTGTGCGCAGCGCCGCTGACCCCGAGCCCTTGATTGCCATGGGGCGTTGGCAGGGTCAGATCTTGGCCGTCGCGCAGGGCGAGGCCGGCTTTGGCTATGACCCGCTGATGTTCATCCCGTCCCTGGGGCGCAGCGTGGCCGAGCTGAGCGCGGCCGAGAAGAATGTGCAGAGCCACCGGGCTTTGGCGGCCGTCCATCTGGCCGCGCAGCTGCGCGAGGTCTGGCATCTTGGCTGA
- the hemW gene encoding radical SAM family heme chaperone HemW, which yields MRPGTLSLPALPPLSLYVHLPWCLRKCPYCDFNSHEWRVDGAARELPVDTARAYLAALRADLEASLPLIWGRPVVSIFIGGGTPSLFPPEQIAELISDLRARLPLEPGCEITLEANPGTFERDRFKGFREAGVTRLSIGVQSFDDAKLKALGRVHSGEQARAAIAEAAQAFDTFNIDLMYALPGQSLDELDLELRTALDFAPPHLSVYHLTIEPNTRFASAPPENLPDPDLASEMLDLITARTGAVGMDRYEVSAYARAGHRCAHNLNYWQFGDYLGIGAGAHSKISFPHRVLRQVRWREPAAYMAKAGEGAAVSNENEVARSELPFEFMLNALRLREGVGLQSYLERTGLPPSSIARAMEQGRQRGLLEADLARIAATAKGFDFLSDLQSLFLAD from the coding sequence ATGCGGCCGGGCACGCTGAGCCTGCCGGCGCTGCCGCCGCTGTCGCTCTACGTGCACCTGCCCTGGTGTCTGCGCAAGTGTCCATATTGCGATTTCAACAGCCATGAGTGGCGGGTGGACGGCGCCGCGCGCGAGCTGCCGGTGGACACCGCGCGCGCCTACCTGGCTGCGCTACGCGCCGATCTGGAAGCCTCGCTGCCGCTGATCTGGGGTCGGCCCGTGGTTAGCATCTTCATCGGCGGCGGCACGCCCAGCCTGTTTCCCCCGGAGCAAATCGCCGAGTTGATCTCGGACCTGCGCGCCCGCCTGCCGCTGGAGCCGGGCTGCGAGATCACGCTGGAGGCCAACCCGGGCACGTTTGAGCGCGACCGCTTCAAGGGCTTCCGAGAAGCCGGCGTCACGCGCCTGTCCATCGGCGTGCAGAGCTTTGACGATGCCAAGCTCAAAGCCCTGGGCCGGGTGCACAGCGGCGAGCAGGCGCGCGCTGCCATCGCCGAGGCCGCCCAGGCCTTCGACACCTTCAACATCGACCTGATGTACGCGCTGCCGGGCCAGAGCCTGGACGAGCTGGATCTGGAGCTGCGCACGGCCCTGGACTTTGCGCCGCCGCATCTGTCGGTTTACCACCTGACCATCGAGCCCAACACCCGCTTCGCCAGCGCACCGCCCGAAAACCTGCCCGACCCCGATCTGGCCAGCGAGATGCTGGACCTGATCACCGCCCGCACCGGCGCCGTGGGCATGGATCGTTATGAGGTGTCGGCCTACGCGCGCGCGGGGCACCGCTGCGCCCACAACCTGAACTACTGGCAGTTCGGCGATTACCTCGGCATCGGCGCTGGTGCGCACAGCAAAATTTCCTTTCCGCATCGCGTGCTACGCCAGGTGCGCTGGCGCGAACCGGCGGCTTATATGGCCAAGGCGGGCGAGGGCGCCGCGGTGTCGAACGAGAACGAGGTGGCGCGCAGCGAGCTGCCGTTCGAGTTCATGCTCAATGCCCTGCGTCTGCGCGAAGGCGTGGGCCTTCAGTCCTATCTGGAGCGCACCGGCCTGCCGCCCTCCAGCATCGCGCGGGCCATGGAGCAGGGGCGCCAGCGCGGCCTGCTGGAGGCCGATCTGGCGCGCATCGCGGCGACCGCCAAGGGCTTTGATTTCCTCAGCGACCTGCAGTCACTCTTCCTGGCTGACTGA
- a CDS encoding EAL domain-containing protein, translating into MDRRQLRTVFQPIVQLDCGLVYGHEALVRGPIGSPLEYPDMLFAAGRREGLNTELEVHCALLAMAEWSRLKLPGRLLLNMSATALASAVAQGLEQDRLFICEDLGICASQLMIELTEHERVADIEGLRRAIGVLRRKGVGIALDDFGDGRSSLRLWSEIQPDVVKIDKYFTHDLPAHAEKLQTFRALLQLAETFGAQLVAEGIENAEELRVLRDLGVAFGQGWLIGRPTPDGAREPLAGAREVLASSEIAVLPELRRASSNGVTAERLMMEAVTVHEDTTHEQLFRVFNEHEELHAIAVLNSRQEPVALVDRAQFINRWAKPFFMDLYGRHACTLFANPTPLIVNADTGIEALTTVLTSADQRYLREGFIIVREGRYLGLGTGEQLVRSVTEARIEAARHANPLTFLPGNIPISQHIGRLLTSGREFVAAYADLNHFKPFNDEYGYWRGDEMIRLVARVASNHCDSQRDFLGHVGGDDFVMLFQSADWEQRCEQIVQGFNELARNLFDAAALQAGGIMAEDRHGDMRFHPCTTLSIGAVRVSPGSLHRAEEVASAAATAKRHAKHEALSVYVMAL; encoded by the coding sequence ATGGACCGCCGCCAGCTGCGCACGGTCTTCCAGCCCATCGTGCAGCTGGACTGCGGCCTGGTCTACGGCCATGAAGCCCTGGTGCGTGGCCCGATCGGCAGCCCGCTCGAGTACCCCGATATGTTGTTCGCCGCCGGTCGGCGCGAAGGCCTGAACACCGAGCTGGAGGTGCACTGCGCCCTGCTGGCCATGGCCGAGTGGAGCCGGCTCAAGCTGCCCGGCCGCCTGCTGCTGAACATGAGCGCCACGGCGCTGGCCAGCGCCGTGGCCCAGGGCCTGGAGCAGGACCGGCTGTTCATCTGCGAAGACCTGGGCATCTGCGCCAGCCAGCTGATGATCGAGCTGACCGAGCATGAGCGCGTGGCTGATATCGAGGGCCTGCGCCGCGCCATCGGCGTGCTGCGCCGCAAGGGCGTGGGCATTGCGCTGGACGACTTTGGCGACGGCCGCTCCTCACTGCGCCTGTGGTCCGAGATCCAGCCGGATGTGGTCAAGATCGACAAATACTTCACCCACGACCTGCCGGCCCATGCCGAGAAGCTGCAGACCTTCCGCGCCCTGCTGCAGCTGGCGGAAACCTTTGGCGCCCAGCTGGTGGCCGAAGGCATCGAAAACGCCGAGGAACTGCGCGTGCTGCGGGATCTCGGCGTGGCCTTTGGCCAAGGCTGGCTGATCGGCCGCCCCACACCCGACGGCGCGCGCGAGCCCCTGGCCGGCGCGCGCGAGGTGCTGGCCAGCAGCGAAATCGCCGTGCTGCCCGAGTTGCGCCGCGCCTCCAGCAACGGCGTCACCGCCGAGCGTCTGATGATGGAAGCCGTGACCGTGCACGAGGACACCACGCACGAGCAGCTGTTCCGTGTCTTCAACGAACACGAGGAGCTGCACGCCATCGCCGTGCTCAACAGCCGGCAAGAGCCGGTGGCCCTGGTCGACCGGGCGCAGTTCATCAACCGCTGGGCCAAGCCCTTCTTCATGGACCTGTACGGCCGCCATGCCTGCACCCTGTTCGCCAACCCGACGCCGCTGATCGTCAACGCCGACACCGGCATCGAGGCCTTGACCACCGTGCTGACCTCGGCCGACCAGCGCTATCTGCGCGAGGGCTTCATCATCGTGCGCGAGGGACGCTACCTCGGCCTGGGCACCGGCGAGCAGCTGGTGCGCTCGGTGACGGAGGCGCGTATTGAAGCAGCGCGCCACGCCAACCCGCTGACCTTCTTGCCCGGCAATATTCCGATCAGCCAGCACATCGGCCGTCTGCTGACCAGCGGGCGCGAGTTCGTCGCCGCCTACGCCGACCTCAACCACTTCAAGCCCTTCAACGACGAGTACGGCTACTGGCGCGGCGACGAGATGATCCGCCTGGTGGCGCGCGTGGCCAGCAACCACTGCGACAGCCAGCGCGACTTCCTGGGCCATGTCGGCGGCGATGATTTCGTGATGCTGTTCCAGAGCGCCGACTGGGAGCAGCGCTGCGAGCAGATCGTTCAGGGCTTCAATGAGCTGGCCCGCAATCTGTTTGATGCCGCGGCCTTGCAAGCGGGCGGCATCATGGCCGAAGACCGCCATGGCGATATGCGCTTCCACCCCTGCACCACGCTCAGCATTGGCGCGGTCCGGGTCAGCCCCGGCAGCCTGCACCGGGCCGAAGAGGTGGCCAGCGCAGCGGCCACGGCCAAGCGCCATGCCAAGCACGAGGCCTTGAGCGTTTACGTGATGGCGCTGTGA